The sequence below is a genomic window from Desulfobacteraceae bacterium.
TGCGCGACGCCCCGCGGGCATCGGCGGCCATCACCGGGCTGATGATCGGCATCATTCTCGAAACCGGCAACCTGGCGCTTCTGGGCGCCCGGCGGGTCAGCTTCCCCAGCCTGATCGACTCGGTCACCTACAATTTCGGCGGCGTCTACGTCACCAACAAGAAGATCATGATCGTGGTGGTTTCGCTGGCCCTGATGGTCGCCCTGCACCAGTTCGTCAGCCGCAGCAAGTGGGGCATGGCCATGCGCGCCATGGCCTTCGACTACGTGGTCGTGCCGCTGATGGGGGTGCCGCTGAACACCATTGCGGCGCTCACCTTTGCCATCGGCTCGGCCCTGGCGGCGGCCGCCGGTATCCTCTTCGGCGTCGCCTACCCGGTGCTGGACCCCTACATGGGCATCGTCTTCGGCTGGAAAGCCTTTGTGGCCGCGATCCTCGGGGGCCGCGGCTCAATCCTGGGGGCCACCCTGGCTGGTTTTCTATTGGGCTTCATCGAGATTTTCGTTGCCATGATCTTCCCCTCGACCCTGCGGGACCTGATCGCCTACTCGATCATCCTGCTGATCCTGGTTTTCCGGCCCCACGGCTTCTTCGGCGAGGCCTACAGCGCGCGCCTGCGCCTGTGACGGCCGTCGGCCGGCCCGCCGGCGATGTATTATGGGCGGGCCCAGCGGAGGATTTCCACAAAAGGGATTGCTATGAACACAGACAGCGGTAACCTACCGGCGGCCGCGGGCAGCCCCCGCAAACCATGGCGCCGGGCTTTTGCCCGCGTGCCGCTCCTGGCCTGGCTGTGCGGCGGCCTGGCGGCGGTGGTGCTGGAGCACTTCTTCGGCCCTCAACTGGCCGAACTCCTGGGTCTTCCCAAGGTCCCGGTGCTCTTCGGTTTTCTGACCATTCTGGGCAAGCCCCCGCTGATCCCCAGTACGGCCGTCTTCATCACCCTAATCTACGGGCTGCCGCTGCTGCTGGTGAGCCGTCTGCTGGCGGGTCCGGCCAACCGCCTGGCCGCTTTTCTGCTTCAGGGGCCACTGGCGGTCTCGGTGCTGATCCACCTAGCGCTTTTTTACGGGACTCTGCACCTCTGGTCCGACCTGAGCGCCTACCGGGTGCTGACACTTAAACTGACACTGATCGCCGTCATGCTGACCCTGAGCCTCAATGTGATCAACGGCTACATGGGCGAGTTCTCCTGCTCCCACCCGGCCTTCATGGCCCTGGGGGCCTATGCGGCCTCGGTGATGACGCTGGTCTTTTTCGCCAAAGACAAGCAGTTCGGGGAAGCCCTGCTGCCCGCGGCGCTGGGGCCCTTCATGTTCCCGCTGGTGCTGATCGCTGCCGGGGCCGTGGCGGCCGTCGGGGCCCTGGTGATCGCTGTTCCCTCCTTCCGCACCCGCGGCGACTACCTGGCCATCATCTCGCTGGCCTTCATGTTCATCGTCAAGAGCATGATCGAGAACCTGGAGTGGATCGGCGGCCCCCGGGGGCTGAGCAGCCAGCCCAACTATGCCAACCTGCCCACCGTGTTCCTCTGGGCTGCGGCCTGCATCTGGATCATCAACAACTTCGTGCGCTCCACCCTGGGCAAGGCCCTGAACGCCGTGCGGGACGACGAGATCGCCGCCGACGCCATGACGGTGGACACCCGGCGCACCAAAATGGTCGCCTTTCTCTTCGGCGCCTTCTGGGCCGGGGTCGCCGGCGGGCTCTTCGCCCATGTGCTGCGCTACGTCAACCCGGGCAGCTTCGGGCTGCAGAAGCTGGCCGAGGTGCTGGCGATGGTCTATTTCGGGGGGTTGAACTCCGTCTACGGCTCCATCGTCGGGGCGGTCAGCCTCAGCCTGCTCGGCGAGGCCCTGCGGCCGCTGGAGCTCTTCAAGTGGATCATCATTCCGCTGATGCTGATCCTGGTCATGATTTTCCGACCCACCGGGCTGATCGCCTTTCGGGAATTCGATGTCCGCAAGCTCGTGCAACCGAAACTGAACCCCGACCGAGAGGTGTAGCATGGCATTGCTCCAGGTGGATCACATGACCCATTTCTTCGGCGGGCTGCGGGCCGTCCACGATTACAACCTGTCCCTGGAGGCGGGCCAGATCCGGGGCCTGATCGGGCCCAACGGGGCCGGCAAAACCACCGTTTTCAACCTCTTGACCGGCATCTACACCCCCACCGAGGGGCAAATCCGCCTGGACGGGCAGGAGATCACCGGCAAACCGCCCCACCGGATCGCGGCCATGGGGCTGGCCCGCACCTTCCAGAACCTCTGCCTCTGGCGCCACATGACGGTCCTCGAGCACGTCAAGCTGGCCCGCTATTCGCGGATCTCCTACGGTCTGGTGGGGGCCTTCTTCGGCACCCCCAAACGCCACCGCGAGGAGGCCGCCATCGAAGCCAGGGCGCACGCCCTGCTGGAGTTGGTGGGGATCGATCACCTGGCCGACCAGGTGGTGGTCAACCTGCCTTACGGCGCCCAGCGGCGGGTGGAACTGGCGCGGGCCCTGGCGATCGAGCCCAAGGTGCTTTTCCTGGATGAGCCCACCGCCGGCATGAACCCCGAGGAGCTGGTCCAGATGATGGAGATCATCCGCCGGGTGCACGCCGAGTTCGATCTGGCGATCTACCTCATCGAACACCGCCTCAAGATGGTGATGGAACTCTGCCAGGTGATCCAGACCCTGGTTTTCGGCGAGGTGGTCGCCGAGGGGCCCCCGGAGGAGATCCAGAC
It includes:
- a CDS encoding branched-chain amino acid ABC transporter permease is translated as MTFFLQNLVNALQWGSFYALIALGYSMVYGILMLFNFAHGDIFMVGAYIGFGVATGLTALAAMGMLALPNWVILVLTILISMFLTSFVGVLVERLGYRPLRDAPRASAAITGLMIGIILETGNLALLGARRVSFPSLIDSVTYNFGGVYVTNKKIMIVVVSLALMVALHQFVSRSKWGMAMRAMAFDYVVVPLMGVPLNTIAALTFAIGSALAAAAGILFGVAYPVLDPYMGIVFGWKAFVAAILGGRGSILGATLAGFLLGFIEIFVAMIFPSTLRDLIAYSIILLILVFRPHGFFGEAYSARLRL
- a CDS encoding branched-chain amino acid ABC transporter permease, producing the protein MNTDSGNLPAAAGSPRKPWRRAFARVPLLAWLCGGLAAVVLEHFFGPQLAELLGLPKVPVLFGFLTILGKPPLIPSTAVFITLIYGLPLLLVSRLLAGPANRLAAFLLQGPLAVSVLIHLALFYGTLHLWSDLSAYRVLTLKLTLIAVMLTLSLNVINGYMGEFSCSHPAFMALGAYAASVMTLVFFAKDKQFGEALLPAALGPFMFPLVLIAAGAVAAVGALVIAVPSFRTRGDYLAIISLAFMFIVKSMIENLEWIGGPRGLSSQPNYANLPTVFLWAAACIWIINNFVRSTLGKALNAVRDDEIAADAMTVDTRRTKMVAFLFGAFWAGVAGGLFAHVLRYVNPGSFGLQKLAEVLAMVYFGGLNSVYGSIVGAVSLSLLGEALRPLELFKWIIIPLMLILVMIFRPTGLIAFREFDVRKLVQPKLNPDREV
- a CDS encoding ABC transporter ATP-binding protein, yielding MALLQVDHMTHFFGGLRAVHDYNLSLEAGQIRGLIGPNGAGKTTVFNLLTGIYTPTEGQIRLDGQEITGKPPHRIAAMGLARTFQNLCLWRHMTVLEHVKLARYSRISYGLVGAFFGTPKRHREEAAIEARAHALLELVGIDHLADQVVVNLPYGAQRRVELARALAIEPKVLFLDEPTAGMNPEELVQMMEIIRRVHAEFDLAIYLIEHRLKMVMELCQVIQTLVFGEVVAEGPPEEIQTNPVVIEAYLGKEGVE